Proteins from a genomic interval of Alteromonas macleodii ATCC 27126:
- a CDS encoding NAD(P)-dependent oxidoreductase: MSKPTIGFIGLGLMGGNMVENLQNKGYAVTVMDLNKAAVDKCVERGAKTAKTGKALAEASDIVMLCLTTSEIVEKVIYAENGVLEGLQEGSVLVDFGTSIPASTKKIGADLAKKGVGMIDAPLGRTPAHAKDGLLNIMAAGDIDTFNKVKGVLEDQGENVFYLGALGSGHTTKLINNFIGMTTVCAMSQAFAVAEKAGVDKQQLFDIMSTGPSSSPFMQFCKNYAVDNVSDLGFSIANANKDLGYFLKMVEDLGTESKIAEGSSANLNAAVDAGLSQGNVPEIFEYFKTLTK, translated from the coding sequence ATGTCCAAACCAACCATTGGTTTTATCGGTTTAGGCCTTATGGGCGGCAATATGGTAGAAAACCTTCAGAACAAAGGCTACGCCGTTACCGTAATGGACTTAAATAAAGCTGCTGTGGATAAATGTGTAGAACGCGGCGCAAAAACAGCGAAAACTGGTAAGGCACTTGCTGAAGCTTCAGACATCGTGATGTTGTGTCTAACCACCTCAGAAATAGTAGAAAAAGTTATCTATGCTGAAAATGGCGTGTTAGAAGGTTTGCAGGAGGGGTCTGTATTAGTAGATTTTGGTACATCAATCCCAGCATCTACTAAGAAAATTGGCGCAGACTTGGCGAAGAAGGGCGTAGGTATGATTGACGCGCCTCTTGGAAGAACACCTGCACACGCAAAAGATGGCCTGTTAAACATTATGGCAGCAGGTGATATCGATACCTTTAACAAGGTAAAAGGTGTGCTGGAAGACCAAGGTGAAAATGTCTTTTATTTAGGCGCTTTAGGTTCCGGCCACACAACTAAGCTAATTAACAACTTCATCGGTATGACCACGGTCTGTGCCATGTCACAAGCCTTCGCTGTAGCAGAGAAGGCAGGCGTAGATAAGCAGCAGCTTTTCGACATTATGTCTACAGGGCCTTCAAGTTCCCCTTTCATGCAATTCTGTAAAAATTATGCGGTTGATAACGTTAGTGATTTAGGCTTTTCAATTGCTAACGCTAACAAAGACCTGGGCTACTTTTTGAAGATGGTTGAAGACCTAGGTACCGAATCAAAAATAGCGGAAGGCTCGTCTGCCAATTTGAACGCTGCGGTTGATGCGGGTTTAAGCCAAGGTAATGTACCTGAGATTTTCGAGTACTTTAAAACGCTGACTAAGTAA
- a CDS encoding MFS transporter, with protein MKINGLRWWVIALIALATIINYIDRQALSVLWPDIVEDLFPDESALERKQIYANISIVFVFAYAFGQAIFGKIFDWIGTRIGFVLSIGVWSLATVLHAFAQGFLSFAIFRAILGVAEAGNWPGAAKGNAEWFPTKERALAQGIFNSGAAIGGIIAIPAIAMMTIYFSWQLIFIVVGSLGFLWLVPWLVLVKAPPGSHPWITDEEKQYILTGQRMVSSDDAADCESEYNPSTKELLSKKQSWGVIIASAAIDPIWWLFVFWIPIYLNEVYGMDVKSIGLYGWVPYVGAMLGAWFGGLLAQNRIKAGWNTDKTRKLVITLGCVIMLPSLLAMANPGSAITAVLIMAVILFGFQTAIGNVQTLPSDLLGKKSVGTLSGFSGMAAKLGAVGLTSLVPMLTADGNYTPAFIIGASLAIIAAAAVWLLIPKIEPIKQ; from the coding sequence ATGAAAATTAATGGCTTGCGATGGTGGGTAATTGCCCTTATCGCGCTAGCAACCATAATTAACTACATCGATAGACAGGCACTCAGTGTGCTTTGGCCAGACATTGTTGAAGATCTATTTCCCGACGAATCTGCATTAGAGCGCAAACAAATTTATGCGAATATTTCTATTGTCTTCGTTTTCGCTTACGCCTTTGGGCAAGCTATTTTCGGAAAAATCTTCGATTGGATAGGTACCCGTATTGGGTTTGTATTATCAATAGGCGTGTGGTCTCTTGCTACCGTGCTTCACGCATTTGCACAAGGCTTTCTGAGTTTTGCTATTTTTCGCGCCATTCTTGGTGTAGCAGAAGCGGGTAACTGGCCAGGCGCAGCGAAAGGCAATGCCGAGTGGTTTCCAACTAAAGAGCGTGCGTTGGCACAGGGTATTTTTAATTCTGGCGCTGCGATAGGTGGAATAATTGCTATCCCAGCTATCGCTATGATGACCATTTACTTTAGTTGGCAGCTTATTTTTATTGTTGTGGGGTCTTTGGGCTTTTTGTGGCTGGTGCCGTGGCTTGTTCTTGTTAAAGCTCCGCCTGGCTCACACCCGTGGATAACTGATGAAGAAAAGCAGTACATACTCACTGGCCAGCGCATGGTTTCGAGTGATGACGCCGCTGATTGTGAGAGCGAATACAATCCCTCTACAAAGGAGCTACTGTCGAAAAAGCAAAGTTGGGGCGTAATTATCGCTTCCGCTGCTATCGACCCTATTTGGTGGCTATTTGTATTCTGGATCCCAATTTACCTTAACGAAGTGTATGGGATGGATGTTAAGTCTATTGGTCTGTATGGATGGGTTCCGTATGTTGGCGCCATGCTGGGCGCATGGTTCGGCGGCTTACTCGCGCAGAACCGCATAAAGGCAGGCTGGAATACCGATAAAACCCGAAAACTCGTTATCACGCTGGGTTGTGTGATTATGCTTCCTTCGCTACTGGCGATGGCAAATCCGGGGTCTGCAATTACAGCGGTGTTGATTATGGCTGTCATTTTATTTGGTTTTCAAACGGCTATCGGAAATGTTCAAACACTACCCAGCGACTTGCTGGGGAAAAAGTCGGTGGGAACCTTGTCTGGGTTTTCCGGAATGGCCGCGAAATTAGGCGCTGTGGGGTTAACTTCATTGGTACCCATGTTAACCGCCGATGGCAACTATACTCCTGCTTTTATTATTGGTGCATCGCTTGCCATTATTGCCGCTGCTGCGGTGTGGCTTCTCATTCCTAAAATCGAACCAATAAAGCAATAG
- a CDS encoding sugar kinase → MKKLSFMGECMVELRSNEGSDTSLHQSFAGDVYNSAVYLKRCFSDIQVGFVTVVGNDTFSSRMKDNFEVEGLDTSFVFSNENRSAGLYLIDTDASGERSFTYWRSQSAAKTIMSFLKPEALSTLSENDMFMFSGISIAIIPRDERPSFFRFIEALKESGVKIVFDPNYRARLWETPDEASKNFKQALSLCDVALVGVEDIIELFDIESANDALALCESFGVSEIVIKNGPLSVLTVLDGERLEHAIVPVANVVDTTSAGDAFNGVYLGSRLNDVPISRSVEFAAKAAGTVIQHRGAIIPRGIVETALAEQR, encoded by the coding sequence ATGAAAAAGCTAAGCTTTATGGGCGAATGCATGGTTGAACTGCGCTCAAATGAAGGCTCTGATACATCGCTACATCAATCGTTCGCAGGCGATGTGTACAATTCTGCCGTTTACTTAAAGCGATGTTTTTCTGATATACAGGTGGGGTTTGTTACTGTCGTCGGAAACGACACCTTTAGCTCTCGCATGAAGGACAACTTTGAAGTGGAAGGGCTAGATACCTCATTCGTGTTTTCAAATGAAAATCGCTCTGCAGGTCTTTATTTAATTGATACTGATGCTTCGGGAGAGCGCAGCTTTACCTATTGGCGATCACAATCTGCCGCTAAAACCATCATGTCATTCCTTAAACCAGAAGCGTTAAGCACATTGTCTGAAAACGATATGTTTATGTTCTCTGGTATTTCCATTGCCATTATCCCACGCGACGAACGGCCGTCGTTCTTCCGTTTTATTGAGGCGTTAAAAGAGAGTGGCGTAAAAATTGTGTTCGACCCTAACTATCGTGCACGACTTTGGGAAACACCTGATGAAGCAAGTAAGAACTTCAAGCAGGCACTTTCGCTTTGTGATGTAGCACTCGTTGGCGTGGAAGACATTATTGAGCTTTTTGATATTGAAAGTGCAAACGATGCCTTAGCCCTTTGCGAATCATTTGGCGTCAGTGAAATCGTTATCAAGAATGGACCTTTATCAGTGCTCACCGTGTTAGACGGTGAACGTTTGGAGCACGCTATTGTTCCAGTTGCCAACGTAGTCGATACCACATCGGCCGGCGATGCATTTAACGGTGTGTATTTAGGCAGCAGGCTTAATGATGTGCCTATTTCTCGTTCGGTTGAATTTGCAGCAAAAGCAGCAGGCACTGTGATTCAGCATCGCGGAGCCATCATCCCACGAGGAATCGTTGAAACGGCATTAGCTGAACAACGCTAA
- a CDS encoding cupin domain-containing protein → MNKQSEHFLFGNETEIEDLGNGLKRQMLGFNHELMAVKVFFDKGAEGYTHAHRHSQVTYVEEGEFHFSIGGEMKILRKGDSCLIPPHVEHGAVCPTGGILIDTFSPAREDFVGE, encoded by the coding sequence ATGAATAAGCAAAGCGAACATTTTTTATTTGGCAACGAGACAGAGATTGAAGACTTAGGCAATGGCTTAAAGCGTCAAATGCTGGGGTTTAATCATGAACTTATGGCAGTAAAGGTATTTTTTGATAAAGGTGCAGAAGGGTATACCCATGCACATCGCCATTCTCAGGTGACGTATGTTGAAGAAGGTGAGTTTCATTTCAGCATTGGTGGTGAAATGAAGATTTTGAGGAAAGGGGATAGCTGTCTTATCCCACCTCACGTAGAGCATGGTGCAGTTTGCCCTACAGGCGGCATTCTAATAGATACTTTTAGCCCAGCTCGCGAAGATTTTGTGGGAGAATAA
- a CDS encoding polysaccharide lyase family 7 protein — protein MFRLLLVLLTLTSLNGCGSSSSSTTSQTPLPDDSSAPTPSPIPPTNETEACSALPLTGLSASATEEKAPFNASKAIDGDTSNASRWQSTGTNSALVLSFDSDQQLGALQIKWYDSEARAYRFSIETSLDGESWDTQRSNINSNTQLAGFELYSLPALVTSRYIRVTPFGNSVNDHNAIVEVQLFNCTEGDGEISSALTSTAGIDLQDWYLSIPTDNDDSGTADNIGETRLQQGYTNSEYFYVGNDGALVMRSPTIGFKTSVNTNYVRVELREMLRRGDTSIKTQGVNKNNWVLSSASQANQDAAGGVNGRLRVEMAVNEVTTTGENFQIGRVIIGQIHANDDEPIRLYYRKLPSNNLGAIYFAHERRAVATANGEKEEIWVEMIGSRDSDANNPTDGIALNERFTYVIDVEGDTLTATISREGKSDVTRSLNIGNSGYDEDDQYLYFKVGVYHVNNSANRAERAVASFYSIENEHGS, from the coding sequence ATGTTTCGCTTATTGCTTGTTTTACTAACGCTTACTTCGCTAAATGGCTGTGGCTCTTCTTCATCGTCCACAACCTCGCAAACGCCTTTACCAGACGATAGCTCTGCGCCAACACCGTCTCCCATTCCCCCAACAAATGAGACGGAAGCATGTAGCGCGTTACCATTAACAGGGTTAAGCGCATCGGCGACTGAAGAAAAAGCGCCTTTTAATGCATCTAAAGCTATCGACGGCGATACCTCTAACGCCTCTCGTTGGCAATCAACAGGCACTAATTCTGCGCTCGTGCTTTCATTTGATAGCGACCAACAACTAGGTGCTCTTCAAATTAAGTGGTATGACAGCGAAGCTCGCGCTTATCGCTTTTCTATTGAAACCTCACTAGATGGTGAAAGCTGGGATACACAGCGATCAAATATCAACTCAAATACACAGCTTGCGGGTTTCGAGCTTTATTCATTACCAGCGCTTGTAACGTCTCGCTATATACGTGTTACCCCGTTTGGAAACTCTGTTAATGACCATAACGCAATAGTTGAGGTTCAGTTATTCAATTGCACTGAAGGCGACGGTGAAATTTCATCTGCACTTACTTCAACTGCGGGTATCGATTTACAAGACTGGTATTTAAGCATTCCAACAGACAATGATGACTCAGGCACGGCTGATAACATAGGCGAAACTAGGCTTCAGCAGGGGTATACCAACTCCGAATATTTCTATGTAGGTAACGATGGCGCGTTAGTGATGCGCTCTCCTACAATCGGTTTTAAAACCTCTGTAAACACCAATTATGTTCGCGTTGAGTTACGTGAAATGTTGCGACGCGGCGATACCAGTATTAAGACCCAAGGCGTTAATAAAAACAACTGGGTACTCTCCTCCGCCTCTCAGGCAAATCAAGATGCTGCAGGCGGCGTGAATGGTCGTTTACGGGTTGAGATGGCGGTAAACGAAGTTACCACTACAGGCGAGAATTTCCAAATAGGCCGCGTGATCATAGGTCAAATACATGCTAACGATGACGAGCCAATACGCCTGTACTACCGCAAGTTGCCTAGTAATAACTTAGGCGCTATTTACTTTGCCCACGAGCGCAGAGCAGTGGCAACAGCGAATGGTGAGAAAGAAGAAATATGGGTAGAAATGATCGGCTCGCGAGACAGTGATGCAAACAACCCCACTGATGGCATAGCACTTAATGAGCGTTTTACCTACGTTATTGACGTTGAAGGTGACACGCTCACCGCAACGATTTCAAGAGAAGGAAAGTCTGACGTCACCCGTTCTTTAAATATTGGGAATAGTGGTTATGATGAAGATGATCAATATCTGTATTTCAAGGTAGGTGTATATCACGTAAACAATTCTGCAAATCGAGCAGAACGTGCAGTTGCCAGCTTTTATTCAATTGAGAATGAACATGGTAGCTAG
- a CDS encoding FadR/GntR family transcriptional regulator encodes MKSRRMFWQIAEKIKALIASGLYPPGTRLPAERELAETFDVSRPTIREAIIALEVLQHVEVKTGSGVYVLDKPKDKEDATTEQISAFELTQARALVEGEAAALAALSITDEELSALEKTLEAMKTGVNAEEADRDFHIIISRATRNKAILLAVNKFWSLRDSQPQIIQAYSTVCSQSDQDRLEEHYEIFESLKARNSQAARAAMHAHFNRLIDALFAASEAQALEEVRKKSSQTRDLYSLSHLRTN; translated from the coding sequence ATGAAAAGTCGTCGAATGTTCTGGCAAATTGCAGAAAAAATAAAGGCGTTAATTGCATCAGGTCTTTACCCACCAGGAACGCGTTTACCCGCTGAGCGTGAGTTAGCTGAGACATTCGATGTAAGCCGTCCGACGATCCGAGAGGCTATCATTGCCCTTGAAGTGCTTCAGCATGTTGAAGTGAAGACGGGGTCTGGCGTTTACGTACTCGATAAGCCAAAAGACAAAGAAGACGCTACCACAGAACAAATAAGTGCATTCGAGCTGACTCAAGCAAGAGCACTTGTAGAAGGTGAAGCGGCTGCTTTAGCTGCATTGTCGATTACTGATGAAGAGCTTTCTGCCCTTGAGAAGACATTAGAAGCAATGAAAACCGGGGTAAACGCGGAAGAAGCTGACCGTGATTTTCATATCATTATCTCACGTGCCACGCGCAATAAAGCCATACTGTTGGCAGTAAATAAGTTCTGGTCGTTACGAGATTCACAGCCTCAAATCATTCAAGCTTACAGCACGGTTTGTAGTCAGTCTGACCAAGATAGACTGGAAGAGCACTATGAAATCTTCGAAAGCTTAAAGGCGAGAAATTCACAGGCCGCGAGAGCTGCTATGCATGCTCACTTCAATCGCTTAATCGACGCGCTGTTTGCGGCGAGCGAGGCGCAGGCGCTAGAAGAAGTGAGAAAGAAAAGCAGTCAAACTCGCGATCTTTATTCATTAAGCCATTTGCGTACTAACTAA
- a CDS encoding polysaccharide lyase 6 family protein codes for MQVQFIKWLAVFIVISAMSSNAGAKQYTVSSPDEYNAIASSLKAGDDVILQNGVYRDFEILLVGQGSAEKPITLTAQTKGKVILSGRSNLKLAGQYLEVSGLVFKDGYTPSSAVIAFRKDAQTPANYSRVSEVVIDEYSNPDRQESDYWVALYGKHNRFDHNHLTGKRNKGVTVAVRLNGEAHQENHHSIDHNYFGYRPVFGSNGGETLRIGTSHYSLSNSNTQVINNIFEQTNGEVEIISVKSGENLLKGNVFLSAKGTLTLRHGNNNRVEDNVFLGNGVDHTGGIRVINEGQVITNNYLEGLTGYRFGSGFTVMNGVPDSPINRYHQVNNAQITNNSFINVSHIQLGAGSDEERSAAPINSLFANNLIYNASLNQPFTLFDDVSGITFANNVANTKMIKELSEGFTTASLPLVKGENGLNVAKLNEPEVKGAETKDVGVASNMNVVSKSDVGVSWYPKIVPEVNFAAGKTIIVSADAAELMTALENASDGDVITIAPGTIVVPSVLIIDKTIMVTAQTPKATTLSFERSALFEIHDNGNLKLEGLVLSGKDSPDAFGNSVVRTKKWGMLHNYVLNVENCDIERLDINHSFNFFTSGKGAFADDISLSKNSFNGITGHVLSLDKEIEDYGIYNAEYVSITNNTFSNISGSVVNLYRGGTDESTFGPHLDMQGNVLTNVGSGKRNKQSASVYLHGVQVSTLKNNNFNESEPVVVNHTVGEPITAITNNTFLNTPMQMIKELFAPGPHTAVLNDNVSTKANKR; via the coding sequence ATGCAAGTGCAATTTATTAAGTGGCTAGCTGTGTTTATTGTTATTAGCGCTATGTCGTCAAACGCGGGCGCTAAACAATATACCGTTAGCTCACCAGATGAATACAACGCAATAGCATCGTCTCTTAAGGCGGGTGACGACGTAATTTTACAAAATGGTGTTTATCGAGACTTTGAAATTTTACTAGTAGGGCAGGGTAGCGCTGAAAAGCCCATTACGCTGACTGCGCAAACTAAAGGTAAGGTTATTCTGTCTGGTCGTTCTAACTTAAAGTTAGCTGGGCAGTATTTAGAAGTATCGGGTTTGGTATTCAAAGACGGATATACCCCTAGCAGCGCTGTTATCGCGTTTAGGAAAGATGCACAAACGCCAGCTAATTATTCACGAGTAAGTGAAGTAGTCATTGATGAGTACAGTAATCCGGACCGCCAAGAATCAGATTATTGGGTTGCACTTTATGGTAAGCACAACCGGTTTGACCATAACCACCTGACGGGTAAGCGTAACAAGGGGGTTACTGTCGCTGTTCGGCTTAACGGCGAGGCACATCAAGAGAACCATCACAGTATCGATCATAACTACTTCGGTTATCGCCCTGTATTCGGTTCAAACGGTGGAGAGACGTTAAGGATAGGTACAAGTCATTACTCTCTGAGTAATTCGAATACTCAGGTTATCAATAACATATTCGAACAAACTAATGGCGAAGTTGAAATTATTTCTGTTAAGTCTGGTGAGAACCTGCTGAAAGGAAACGTTTTTCTATCCGCCAAAGGCACCCTAACCCTTAGACACGGTAATAATAATCGCGTTGAAGATAATGTGTTTTTAGGCAATGGCGTGGACCATACCGGCGGAATTCGCGTTATCAATGAAGGCCAAGTGATAACCAATAACTACTTGGAGGGGCTAACGGGTTATCGCTTTGGTAGTGGTTTTACGGTTATGAATGGTGTGCCTGACTCGCCTATCAATCGTTATCATCAGGTTAATAACGCGCAAATCACAAATAACTCATTCATTAACGTGTCACATATCCAACTTGGTGCTGGAAGCGATGAAGAGAGAAGCGCGGCACCTATAAACTCATTGTTTGCCAATAACCTTATTTACAATGCTTCGCTAAACCAACCTTTTACATTATTTGATGATGTGAGCGGCATTACATTCGCTAACAATGTCGCTAATACCAAAATGATAAAAGAACTTAGCGAAGGCTTTACTACTGCATCGCTGCCCCTTGTTAAGGGTGAGAATGGGCTTAACGTCGCTAAGCTAAACGAGCCTGAGGTAAAAGGCGCAGAAACAAAAGATGTTGGTGTTGCTTCTAACATGAACGTCGTATCAAAAAGTGACGTCGGCGTAAGCTGGTATCCCAAAATAGTACCTGAAGTGAACTTCGCTGCAGGTAAAACAATTATCGTAAGTGCCGATGCCGCTGAACTTATGACAGCACTTGAAAATGCCAGTGACGGAGATGTTATTACAATCGCACCTGGCACAATCGTTGTGCCCAGTGTTCTTATTATCGATAAGACAATAATGGTAACTGCACAGACTCCCAAAGCTACAACACTGTCGTTCGAACGCTCCGCCTTGTTCGAAATACATGACAATGGAAATTTGAAGCTTGAAGGTTTGGTGCTTTCAGGGAAAGACAGCCCAGACGCTTTTGGCAATAGCGTTGTAAGAACGAAAAAGTGGGGCATGCTTCACAACTATGTTTTGAACGTAGAAAACTGTGATATCGAGCGTCTCGATATCAACCACTCTTTTAACTTCTTTACGTCTGGCAAAGGCGCGTTTGCCGATGACATATCACTCTCGAAAAATAGTTTTAACGGCATTACGGGCCATGTTTTAAGTCTTGATAAAGAGATAGAGGACTACGGTATTTATAACGCTGAGTATGTCAGCATAACCAACAACACGTTTAGCAACATAAGTGGTAGCGTTGTAAATCTCTACCGAGGCGGTACCGATGAAAGTACCTTTGGACCGCACTTAGACATGCAGGGCAACGTGCTAACTAACGTAGGCAGTGGTAAACGCAACAAGCAAAGTGCCAGTGTTTATCTTCATGGCGTGCAAGTTTCAACGCTAAAAAATAACAACTTTAATGAGTCTGAGCCTGTTGTGGTTAATCACACCGTTGGTGAGCCAATTACCGCAATAACAAACAATACATTCCTAAATACACCTATGCAAATGATTAAAGAGCTGTTTGCACCTGGTCCGCATACTGCGGTCTTGAATGACAATGTTTCCACGAAAGCGAACAAGAGGTAA
- the eda gene encoding bifunctional 4-hydroxy-2-oxoglutarate aldolase/2-dehydro-3-deoxy-phosphogluconate aldolase has translation MTRFSELMSGQTLLPIIQADSPEQGVNIAKAMSKAGLNLVEVVLRTEASLEALSAIKSEVPSLIVGAGTVINEEVLSAAIEVGSDFIVTPAVSNSLLNALEACQIPVLPGVSNTADILMTLEAGFTEQKLFPASLSGGAPFLKAVSSVFRDVKFCPTGGVNQLNKTDYLSLPNVFAVGGTWVAKKEWVSEENWEAITQSCQEANA, from the coding sequence ATGACACGCTTTTCTGAACTTATGTCAGGCCAAACCCTGTTGCCAATTATTCAGGCAGATTCCCCTGAACAAGGTGTGAATATTGCGAAAGCAATGTCGAAGGCAGGCTTAAACCTTGTAGAGGTTGTGCTTAGAACAGAGGCCTCACTTGAAGCGCTTAGCGCCATTAAGTCAGAAGTACCTTCACTCATTGTGGGGGCAGGCACAGTGATAAACGAAGAGGTATTATCTGCCGCTATTGAAGTGGGCAGTGACTTTATCGTTACGCCTGCGGTATCTAATTCACTGTTAAATGCGTTAGAGGCATGTCAGATACCGGTATTGCCTGGTGTGTCGAATACTGCAGACATACTAATGACGCTTGAAGCTGGTTTCACTGAACAAAAGCTTTTTCCAGCATCTCTATCAGGTGGTGCACCTTTTTTAAAAGCAGTGTCATCGGTATTTCGCGATGTTAAGTTTTGTCCTACAGGCGGCGTGAATCAATTGAACAAAACTGATTACCTTTCGCTACCTAACGTATTTGCAGTTGGTGGAACGTGGGTCGCGAAAAAAGAGTGGGTAAGCGAAGAAAACTGGGAAGCAATAACGCAGTCTTGCCAAGAGGCAAACGCATAA
- a CDS encoding heparinase II/III domain-containing protein: protein MIKNLCSLQQKSALLLFIFCSLSFSSLAAHPNLVITQDDVVKMRNAIMQEGRFQDAYLQVKQEVDLHLAMPNVVPVPKDGGGGYTHERHKKNYQLMYNAGVVYQISDNEKYADYVKSLLLDYAALYPTLGLHPQRKVNAQNPGVFFWQSLNEAVWLVNTIQAYDLIYNTLDEEDRSVIENQLLRPVALFLSEGQPSTFNKVHNHGTWATAGVGMAGYVLNEPEWVEKALYDLEKSGKGGFLKQLDTLFSPQGYYNEGPYYQRYALMPFVTFAKAIENNEPQRNIFDYRDKVLLKAINTTIQLSYNGLFFPINDAIKSKGIDTIELVYGVAVAYQQTKDKGLLDIAKQQGRIVLTGDGVDVAKALDENKAAPYIFESMALGDGKDGDEGALVIMRTEEPQGETVLFKPAAQGLGHGHFDKLTWQLYDKGSEIVTDYGAARFLNVEAKFGGRYLPENNSYAKQTVAHNTVVVDEQSHFSFNLEKANANAPTLHFFENNEHGTVARASIETAYDDVVLDRTIALLSLPTLNKRIVVDVFDVSSDKPHTYDLPLHYSGHLIDTNFEYQGYTNTLSALGSVSGYQHLWLRAKGIPKADMARVTWLNSNGRFYSQHSVTKGNETFLFTQLGAGDPNFNLRNESSVIRRVEGKAHHQFVSVLEPHGEYNPSKEYTLGAESIITSVQTVKNDTLLLLVIKAAEQQFLIAINTTDGSESTESVSFDFDKNRYTLSSRFAVYAL from the coding sequence ATGATTAAAAACCTCTGTTCCCTACAACAAAAATCTGCGCTTTTACTTTTCATTTTTTGTTCGCTTTCTTTTTCTTCTCTAGCCGCTCACCCTAACTTGGTGATCACGCAAGACGACGTTGTAAAAATGCGCAACGCCATAATGCAAGAAGGGCGTTTCCAAGATGCTTATTTGCAAGTTAAGCAAGAGGTAGATTTGCATTTAGCAATGCCAAACGTTGTTCCTGTGCCAAAAGACGGCGGCGGTGGTTACACTCACGAACGTCATAAAAAGAACTATCAGCTTATGTATAACGCTGGCGTGGTGTACCAAATTAGTGATAACGAAAAGTATGCGGATTATGTAAAAAGTCTCTTGTTAGATTATGCCGCACTTTATCCTACATTAGGGTTACACCCACAGCGTAAAGTGAACGCCCAAAACCCTGGTGTTTTCTTCTGGCAAAGCCTAAACGAAGCCGTATGGCTTGTGAATACTATTCAAGCTTACGACTTGATATACAACACGCTTGATGAAGAAGATCGAAGCGTAATTGAGAACCAACTGTTGCGTCCTGTCGCGTTGTTCTTATCAGAGGGTCAACCGTCTACGTTTAATAAAGTACACAACCACGGAACGTGGGCTACCGCTGGCGTAGGTATGGCAGGGTATGTGTTAAACGAACCAGAATGGGTTGAAAAAGCACTTTACGACCTTGAAAAGTCAGGCAAAGGTGGTTTTTTAAAACAGCTCGATACGCTATTTTCCCCTCAAGGCTACTATAACGAAGGGCCGTACTACCAACGCTACGCGCTAATGCCGTTCGTTACGTTCGCTAAAGCAATTGAAAATAATGAGCCTCAACGCAATATTTTCGACTACCGCGATAAGGTTTTGCTTAAAGCAATAAATACCACCATTCAGCTTAGCTACAATGGATTGTTCTTCCCAATCAATGACGCAATTAAAAGCAAAGGCATAGATACTATTGAGTTAGTGTATGGTGTTGCTGTGGCGTATCAGCAAACAAAAGATAAAGGCTTACTGGATATTGCCAAGCAGCAAGGGCGAATTGTACTCACAGGCGATGGTGTTGACGTAGCGAAGGCGCTGGATGAGAACAAAGCAGCGCCTTATATTTTCGAATCGATGGCCTTGGGTGACGGTAAAGATGGCGATGAAGGTGCATTAGTAATTATGCGCACTGAAGAACCTCAGGGTGAAACAGTGTTATTTAAACCTGCAGCCCAAGGTTTAGGACATGGGCATTTCGATAAACTAACATGGCAGCTTTACGATAAAGGCAGTGAGATTGTAACCGACTATGGTGCGGCACGATTCTTAAATGTAGAAGCCAAATTTGGTGGTCGTTACCTTCCAGAAAATAATAGCTATGCCAAACAAACCGTTGCGCACAATACGGTAGTGGTTGATGAGCAAAGTCATTTCTCTTTTAACTTGGAAAAGGCGAATGCGAATGCGCCTACGCTACACTTCTTTGAAAATAACGAGCACGGTACAGTTGCTCGCGCCAGCATCGAAACTGCCTATGACGATGTTGTACTTGATAGAACGATAGCGCTGCTTTCTTTACCTACCTTAAATAAGCGCATTGTTGTTGATGTGTTTGATGTATCTAGTGACAAGCCGCACACCTACGATTTACCACTGCATTATAGCGGCCATTTAATTGATACTAACTTTGAATATCAGGGTTATACCAATACGTTATCTGCACTAGGAAGCGTAAGTGGATATCAGCACTTGTGGCTAAGGGCGAAGGGTATTCCGAAAGCTGATATGGCTAGAGTGACTTGGCTAAATAGTAATGGCCGTTTCTATTCACAACACAGCGTTACAAAAGGCAACGAAACCTTTCTATTTACCCAGCTAGGTGCCGGTGACCCAAATTTCAATCTTCGCAACGAGAGCAGCGTGATACGCAGGGTAGAAGGTAAGGCACATCACCAATTCGTTTCCGTTCTAGAGCCTCACGGTGAATACAACCCTAGTAAGGAATATACCTTGGGTGCAGAAAGCATTATTACATCAGTTCAGACAGTAAAAAACGACACATTGCTTTTACTTGTAATAAAGGCAGCTGAACAGCAGTTTCTAATAGCCATAAATACCACAGACGGTAGCGAGTCGACCGAGTCTGTTTCTTTTGATTTTGATAAAAACCGTTACACGCTTTCAAGCCGTTTCGCTGTGTATGCGCTGTAA